The following coding sequences lie in one Lolium perenne isolate Kyuss_39 chromosome 2, Kyuss_2.0, whole genome shotgun sequence genomic window:
- the LOC127330829 gene encoding cullin-3A-like — MSTGHQFSAAAFRWQEADGNPDVVAGNCKAVTDAIGDIYAQDMTNVIFGDLYRRAYSLVLHKRGEELYSAVEAAMASEVQALVGSLAAAGPSGQSFLRELLATWRRHTAAVSAIRNIVMYMDRTFVPATGRTPVRELGLGLWRDGVVRSDSIRLRLVEAVRLEQGREGEDGVVDVPGAGDLVAGVTEMLTELGADVCHEFIDAPPTVSS, encoded by the exons ATGTCCACCGGGCACCAATTCAGCGCAGCGGCGTTCCGGTGGCAGGAGGCCGACGGGAACCCCGACGTGGTCGCCGGCAACTGCAAGGCGGTGACGGACGCGATCGGCGACATATACGCCCAGGACATGACGAACGTCATATTCGGCGACCTCTACAG GAGGGCTTACTCCTTGGTCCTCCACAAGCGCGGCGAAGAGCTCTACTCCGCGGTGGAGGCCGCCATGGCTTCGGAGGTGCAGGCCCTCGTCGGGTCACTCGCCGCCGCCGGCCCTTCTGGCCAGTCGTTCCTGCGGGAGCTACTGGCGACGTGGCGCCGGCACACGGCGGCCGTCTCTGCTATCAGAAACATCGTGATGTACATGGACCGGACGTTCGTCCCGGCCACCGGCAGGACGCCCGTCCGCGAGCTGGGGCTCGGCCTGTGGCGCGACGGCGTCGTCCGCTCCGACAGCATCCGGCTCAGGCTGGTCGAGGCGGTGCGACTAGAACAGGGACGCGAGGGGGAGGACGGCGTGGTGGACGTGCCCGGCGCTGGCGACCTGGTGGCCGGCGTGACCGAGATGCTGACGGAGCTTGGCGCCGATGTGTGCCACGAATTCATTGACGCGCCACCCACTGTCTCTTCTTGA